A stretch of DNA from Brevibacillus ruminantium:
CGATAGCCAAGCGCGGAAGTGAGACGAAACCAAAGATAAGGAGCGCAACTGTCAACATGATCATTGTGACAGGTCTTTTAATCGACAGCGAAGACAGGTTCACTTCCACTCACCTCTTCCAAATCAGCTAAATAGCGTCTTTACTCCGAATATTCCTTGCTCAACGGAGGATGAAGCCTCGCGATCATAATGCTTTGGCTCTGGATGTTTTGAGCAAGTACGATTCATTTTTTTCATATCGTCACATGCTTCTCTCCATGGTGTCAAAATGTTCCTGGAAGAGAACCTGTTGACAAGTAAAACACGAGTGCCCAGTTTTTACAATCCCTTTTTCCATTTCTACCCTCCTTAACAAACCGGCAACCGCACAACGTATTTTCATAAGGGTAAAGTAGCCACATCGTATATTGTAAACATAGGTTTGTCGTATGTGATCTACCGGATGGTTGATTCTCGGTGGAAGCGGGTCTATCTGGAGATAGACGACACCCCGTGATAGAATGAAAATAAGCGTGTTTCCCAGAAAGGAGGGAATGGATGTTGATTAGGCAATTTTGGGAGGTTGTCAAACAGCGCTTCTTTACCATTTGGTTTTTTGCGCTGATCGTATTGATTCTGATACCCAACTCTTACATGCATGAAACCTCCCTGCAATTCGCTTTTTCACTCCTCATTCTCTTCTGTCACTTTTTTTTGTTTTGGAGTCCGAAGAGATTTTGGAATCCCTTACGCGTGGAGCTCGCAGCAATCCTGCTCGGACTGGTGACCATTTTGAAAGGGATCATTGGTGGTGCAGAAAGCCTCGGTTTGATGTTCCCGCTTGCGATCTTTCTCGGCGGACGCTTGGAAGACCGCAGAGCGCTTATCTACGGGACTGGTCTGGGGTTAATCTGTCTGTTTTTGATCATCATCTCCCCTTCCACCGAGTGGGCTCACATCCTTTCTTTTGTGCTTACCTACGTCGGGTGCTTTGTCGGAGCAAAAGGCTATCGCATGCAATATGAGGCCTTTCATCAAAACCAGATTCATTTGGAACAATCACAAAAAACGCTGGCTCAGTTAAAGGAAGCCCACGATGAGCTGCAGGAAGCAGCCGTTCACACGATGCAGCTGGCCGTGCTGGAAGAGCGGACGAGAATTGCCCGTGATCTCCACGATCAACTGGGGCATTCACTAACCTCCCTCATCGTTCAGCTGCACGCCCTGAAGTTCATGCTGAAAAACGGCCCGCAGGATGCGCAAGAAGCTGTGCAAAACATGCTCTTTGTCGCGAAGCATAGTCTTGAGGACATTCGAGGTTCCGTCCATACATTGGCGACCGACCAAACTTCATTGGGCCTGGCGCCGCTGCGAGCTTTTCTTTCACAAACCGAAAAAAATACTGGGCTGCACTGTGAACTGATAGCAGAGGACCCTGAGCTTGTCCTTACCCAATCCATTTCCATTTCCTTTTATCGTATTTTGCAGGAAGCGGTAACAAACACCCTGCGGCACTCAGACGCAAGTGAGCTGCAAGTCATTGTGGCCCAAAGCGATACACATTTCATTCTCACCATCCGAGATAATGGCGGGCTCACGAATCAAAGCTCGGTCACACCAGGCTTCGGATTGACCAGCATGAAAGATCGCGTGACGGAGCTGAAAGGTGTCTTCACATACTCTGTACTTGCTCCTCATGGATTTGAAATCCATGTGTCTATACCGTACCAGGATCATGCGTAGGAAGGGATAAAAATGGTGACAGAAGATAAACATTTACCCAGGAAAATAAAGGTGCTGCTCGTAGACGACCAGACGATGATCAGACAGGGTCTGGGTTACGTGATCCAGATGCAGCCGGACATGGAAGTCGTCGGCGAAGCCGCAGACGGTTTGGAAGCGATTGAGGCAGCCGCTTCCTGTAAACCGGATGTGATTTTGATGGACGTCCAAATGCCTAAATGTACAGGTATCGAGGCCACTCGCGAAATCCTGAAACAAGCACCGCACATCAAAGTGCTGATCCTGACGACATTTGACATTCAAAATTACGTAGTCGATGGAATCAGAGCTGGTGCTGTCGGTTACATGCTGAAGGATGCCGACTCTCAGGAAATGCTGGAGCTGATCCGCAGCGCTTTTGAGGGTGCCGTCCTGTTTCATACAGGCACCGCTGCCAAGGCCTTGGCGGAGCTTCTTCACAGTCAACAAAGCGACCATCCGCAACCGACGGAAAAAGGCCATATCTTGCTGGAAGAGCTGACCGAACGAGAACTGGATGTTTTGCAACAGCTTGCGTATGGGTTTCGCAACGACCAAATCGCCCAGAATCTCTTTATCTCAGAAGGAACAGTAAAAACTCATGTTCATCGCATTCTACAAAAAATGGGTGTAGAAGACCGCACGCAAGCGGTTGCCCTGGCCCTTCGGCATAAGCTCGTAAAGTGATACCAGCGATGGCCTTTCGTTCAGTTTAACCAGCGGCAGAAAATGTCGGCGGTTCCTCCATGCAGGAATCCCGACTTTTTTCTGTTCAAAAGGTTCCCTCTCTTCGGGGGATGTGACCTCTGTGTTTCCAGAGCTGTATTCGATAGACGCCACTTAAGATATACGGATGACTTTCCCTTATGTTTCAGTGAATTTTCTTTGCGAGGCATACCTGATGCTTGTTCTCTATTCACCTTTTGTAATTACGATCATGTTTTTTCTTGATTACGCCAAGTCGTCTTTCAATGGTAAGATGAACATATTGTGAACGTTATTGACTTGTAGCAAAGGTTGTGTTTCATCATGACTTTCTCATGGAAACGAAATTTAATCGTTTTATGGCTCGGTGTTTTTTTCTGCAGTTCCGCTTATTCGATCTCGATTCCCTTTCTCCCCATATTTCTGCACAGCTCTTTGGGCGTAAATGAACATCTGGAAGCGTGGGCCGGGATCTCGTTTGGGATCACTTTTTTGGCCAGCGCGCTGATCTCTCCCTATTGGGGGTCCCTTGCGGACAAATATGGGAGAAAGCCCATGTTGATTCGGTCGGGTTACAGCTTGGCCGTTTTATATTTTTTAACCTATTTGGTCAAAGACCCCTATCTGTTTCTCTTGCTTCGTATTTTACAGGGACTGTTAGCCGGGTTTGTACCCGCCTCCATCGCACTGGTGGCTACCAATACGCCAGAAAAGAATGTTGGGTACGCCCTCGGAATCATGGCCACTTCTGGAGCGACAGGCGGTATTGTGGGTCCCTTGATTGGCGGGTTTGTCAGCCATCTGTGGGGAAATCGGGAAGCCTTTCTTTTCTCAGCGTTCGTGGTACTAATCGCCGCGCTGATCGCCACCTTTTTCGTCAAGGAGACGAATATGAACCGGTCTGCCGAGCGTTCTCACGTCTCCGAGGATATCCGTACCGCGATGGCCAATCGTCCGTTTGTCCAGGTGCTGGGCATGGCGATGGTTGTCACCATTTCCGTCATGCTGCTCGAACCGCTGATCACAGTCTACGTCCTGCAGCTTGGTGCCAGCCAGCAAGACGCTTCACTCAGTGCCGGCATTATCTTTTCCGCTGTCGGGATTGCGACAGTACTGGCGGCTCCGCGCTGGGGAGCACTCGGAAATAAAATCGGGTATAGTAAGATTCTCTTTTTTGGCTTGTTGGGCGGAGCTGTTGGGAACCTTCTTCAGATTTTTTTCACCAATCTATATGGATTTGGTATCTTGCGCTTTCTGTATGGTCTGTTCTTCGCAGCCGTCTACCCTGCTCTCAATGCGCTGATTGTCAAAGTTACGGATTCCGATTTCAGAGGAAGGGCCTTCAGCCTGAACCAATCTGCCACCCAGCTTGCCACGATGATCGGTCCTGTTCTGGGTGGATTTCTGGGGGGCTGGATTCCGATCAAGACCGTGTTCATTCTAAATGGAGTGATTTTGCTTGCGGCAGCCCTATGGATGAAAACGAAATTTTCTTTACAGCCGCATCAAAGCTCTCAGCCGGCAGGGGAAAAAATGAAGCAATCCGTGGTGTAAGCTGAGTTCTCCAGCCATCAGATTATATACCAAATATAAGCCAAAAATGCCGGCATCCTATTCATGATGGATAGCCGGCATCTTTCGTCTTGGTTTCTTTGTTTTCTTTTGAATACCTTCGGAACATTTGACCTATGAGCGTTTTTTAGAGGTGATCAGTTCCGTTTCTCTCCATAGTTCTATTCACTCGTCTTGTTTTTTTATAATCCGGTAACAGCATTTCTCGTCACCGTCTGCTATGCACCGGGTACGTTCAACATCTGCGTCAAGTAAAGAAGCAAACAGCCTGCGCTCGCAATCACAAGCTAGGCGATATTGTTTTGCTACTTGTAAAACAGGACAATTTACTTCTTCAAACGTGTATTCGCCATCATGTTTTTTTGCGAACTGAACCATGAAACCTTCTTGATTTTGAAGAGCGGCCAACGTTGCCAATCGCTCATCAAAATTTTGTCCATCCATTTCCTGTCGATACTTGCTCTTCATTCTTTCCATTCTACGCTCGAAAAGCCTTGTGACGAATGAATCGCCGAACAAGTCCTCCATTCCCTCGATTAATTCTGTGGCTAATTTGCCATAGGTATGAGGCAATATGTTTTCGGCTCGTCTCGTTAGATGATAGGCACTGCTCGGTCTTCCAAATTTTTGACGGTGAGTATCAGCCTGGATATAATGATCGTTCTGCAAAGCATAGAGATGCCGACGAACGGCAAATTGAGAAATCCCAAGTTGCTCCGCCATATCCCTTGCGCTTACAGCACCTCGCTTTTTTAGCATCAGCAAGATTTCTCTCTTGGTTGAATGTTTCCAAAAAATAGCCGCATGTTTATTCACGAAGAACCTCCTTTACTGTGAAATGAGAGAGCTTTAAGACAGATAAAAAAACCTTGCAAAAGCAGCGCGCCGCTTCTACAAGGTTTAAGCATTTACCGAGTCGCTTCATTGTAGCGGCGGTTGACTTCTTCCCAGTTGACAACATTCCACCAAGAGGCAACAAAATCCGGTCTCTTGTTTTGATACTGTAAATAGTAAGCGTGCTCCCAGACATCGACGACGAGAATCGGCGTTTTCCCTACCATCAGGGGTGTATCCTGATTGGGGGTACTCATCACTTCCAATTTGTCTCCTTCCACAACAAGCCATCCCCAGCCCGAACCAAATCGGCTGATTGCCGCTTTGGTCAAATCGTCCTTCAATTGTTCAAAGCTTCCGAAGTGTTTTTCAATTCCCTTCGCGATATCACCGGATGGCTTCCCACCCCCGTTTGGAGTCATTACGGACCAGTATAAACTGTGCGAATAGTGTCCACCGCCGTGATTTCTGACTGCCATCCGAATTTCTTCAGGGACCTCGTCCAAATTTGCGATCAGTTCTTCAAGAGTTGCATGGTAAAGCTGGGGATGGTTTTCCAACGCCTTGTTCAAGTTGGCCACATAGGTTGCATGATGTTTGCTGTGATGAATTTCCATGGTTCTCGCGTCCAGATGAGGTTCCAACTCATCATAACCATAATGTAGTTTTGGCAACGTAAATAGTTCCATACTTTTCTTTCCTCCCATCTTGGATCATTACAACTTTAGTTTACACGAAGGAAAATAATTTGTACATATACAAAAAAGTTTCCCTAGGGAAAATTTAAAAGCTGCCGATCAAGCGCAACTTAGGCTTGAAAGACAGCTTTCGTTTTGAACAATTTGATTAGGTGCGACGTCTTATTTAAAGCTGTCGCTGCGATACACTTCTTTTCCTTCGAAAAGGGTCCAGAGAATTTGCGTTTTGTTGATTTCTTCTGCCGGAATGGTAAACAGATTTCTCTCCAGCACCACAATATCCGCTTTTTTGCCTGCTTCAATCGAACCAGTAATGTCTTCTGTATACGTGGAATAAGCACCGTCAATCGTAAAGCTAGCGATCATGTCAGCGAGCGTGGCGCGCTCGATCGGGTTGGCAATATCCTGGTAATCAGATTTTCCTTCCTCAATCCGAGTGATCCCTTGCTGAATACCAATCAGCGGATTAAACTCCTGTGTCACGATATAGTCACTGCCCGATGCCATAATGATGCCCGCATTGATCATGCTCTTCATCGGGTATTCCCGCTCTGCACGTTCACGTCCCAGGTACGGCACCTCAATCTCTTCATAGAAACCGGCTTCTTTCATGAACCAGAATGGTTGCGGAATTCCTACGGCTCCCAATTGTTTAAAGCGCTGCAAATCATTTTCATTGAATAATTGCAAATGCACAACGGATGGACGAGCATCCCGTTTTCCATTCTTTTTCTCGGCGTATTCAAAACCGTCCAGAGTAATCCGGGTAGCCGCATCCCCAATCGAGTGAACATGCAGCTGGAATCCCGCTTTATCGAGCGCAGCCGCTGTCTCGTTATAAACAGCAGGGTTCCAAATGAGTTGGCCGTTCGTATGTTTGTGCATGTAAGGTTCTTCGAGATAACCGGTACCACCTTCTACGACACCGTCCATAAATATCTTTACTGCATTTACCTGAAAATGAGGCCCCTTGATCTGCTCCCGCAGCTTGATAAATTCCTGGACCTGCTCTGGCCCTTTATCAGGGTCGGCTGTAAAAGCATTGCGGAAACGGACATTCAGCTTATCTTGTTCCGAGAGCTTACGATAGGCTTCCAGTACATTCGGATAGCGCAGCATGTCAGGGTCGCGCGCAGTCGTTACCCCGCGCTCTGCTGCCAGTTTCTGATACTCGAGAATTCCATTCATATACTGCTCGACGGAGAGAGCTGGAATTTTCTTCAACACCAGATCCATTGCCTTTTCGCGGAGCGTTCCGGACGGTTCACCGGTTTGCGGATCATGTTCGATCAAGCCGCCTTCCGGGTTGGCTGTACTTTTCGTAATCCCTGCCACTTCCAGTGCTTTTGAGTTCACCCAGAGAGAGTGGCCGTCATCTGAAGTAAGCGCGATCGGGATCTCTTTGGTTACTTCATCGAGAGTTTCCTTGCGAGGGCCAATCCCTGTGGCCACTGAGTTCGTCCATCCGCGACCCTGGATTGCTTTTTCATTCGGGAACTTCTCTTTAAACTCTTTTACAGCTTGGACGTAGTTGTCCAACGTCTCCAGGTCAAACAAATCGACCGTATAGATCATTCCTGTAGTTTTGCTTGCATGTGTATGACTGTCGATAAAGCCCGGCAACACCATTTTCCCTTTCAAATCTACTACCTTGGTTTGTGCTCCGGCATAGGCCTTTGCGTCCTCGTTTGAACCGACGAAGACGATCGTGTCCCCTTTGATCACCACTGCTTCTGCCCAGTTGCGGTTGCGGTCCACGGTGTACACAGCGCCGTTTTGTAAGATCAAATCGGCAGACTGAACACCGGACTTCGTTCCGCTCTCCGTTTGTGCATGTCCGATGGACGGAACCAGTAACGAAGCGAGCAACAAGGCGGTTGCCGCTTTTTTTGCGAACATACTACTCCTCCATTTCTCTTTTGTCTGACTCACGCAGATGTATATTTATGCAGATGGATTCCATCGCTCATCCATCATAATGTACAGTGGCGATGTTTGGCAATTCTCACTTTCATGAATCCCATGAATGTCTTCTTTCCTTATGTATGAAAAGTGTCACTCTCGTCCCGAACAAGAGGACACTTATTGCTTACCAGTCAATCCGCCGTTTTTTGCAGGGAGTGCATCAGCTCATCCCAAGAAAAATAGAGCCTGGTAATATCTTCTTCGATCAGCCTTGTGCCCATTTGCACTTCGATGATTTCCAAATCGGTAAGGGCCTTGATGCCATGCTTTGCTCCGGCGCTAATTTTGACCACGTCCCCCGGCCCGAGCCGCATGCTTTTCCCGTCAAGGACAAATTCACCGTTTCCTGCAACAACTGTCCAGATTTCACTGCGCAACAGGTGGTATTGATAGCTCAGATTTCGACCCGCCAAGAGCTGAAGCCGTTTGGTCAAAAATTCTGTGCCGTCCTCCATTCTTTGGTAATCCAATACTCGATACGCCCCCCACCTTCGTTCCTCAAACATCGGTCTTTGTTCGATGTGATGAATATCTTTTATCCGATGACTTACTTTTTTGTCTGCTACCAAAATACCATCGGGACTGGCTGCTACTACCATATCAGATACTCCCAACACGGCAATCGGGATATCCAACTCATTGATCAGATGAGTATCCTTGCAGTCTTCGCTGACGAACCCTTTGCCGATCAGCTTCGTTTCCATGTGCGCTGTCATGCTGCTCCAGGTCCCCAGATCAGACCACCTGCCCGCATATGGCAAGACGACGACATAACGCGCCTTTTCGACGACTTCATAATCAAAGCTAATCTTTGGCAATCGATCATAAACGCTGCACAGCTCCGCAAAATCCGTCGGCCAACCACGCTTCTCAAACAGATCGAGCAGATAACCTAAACGAAATGAAAAAATGCCACAGTTCCAAAGTGCTCCCTGCTTGATTAGCAGTGCCGCTTCAGAGGGTGAGGGTTTTTCTTTGAATCTGAGTACCCGCTGATAGACTGTCGCCTGATTGATCTGTTTAACCGGTACGATGTATCCATATTTCTCAGAGGCATAAGTGGGGATACCGCCTATCAAGGCCAGATCGGCTCCTGATTCATATAGGACCTCGTCCATATTTCGCACGCACTCAAAGAAGTCCAAATCGACAAACGGATCAACCGGCATCACAGTAATCACTTCGTCTCGATCCAACCCCATTTTGGTAGAAAAGAAAGAAGCAGCCAGACAAATGGCGGGGAACGTGTCCCTCTTCTCCGGCTCTACAATGAGCGTCACGTCATAACCGATTTGATTGTGAATCATTTCGGCATGTGACTGACTGCAGGAAATGTATGTTTGTCGCTGCAAGCCTTGCTGGCCTAACTGTCTCCAGACTCGCTGAAGCATTGATTCCCACTCGTTGTCAGAGCTTTTGAGCGTTTTGAGAAATTGTTTTGATCGGGAATCATTGGAAAGCGGCCACAATCGTTTGCCCGATCCTCCAGAGAGCAGGACAAGTCTCATGAAATCGCACCCCTTTTCGGCTTCACTCAATGTGTGGTCAGATGTAATATCCATATGAGTGAAACCCCGAGAGTGCGTGTATCAATATACCGGATGTTCTGCGGAAACTTGTCGTTTCAAAGGGTTTCGAAGGGGAATGACAGTTGGCCGCTCTCCTATGGATAAATGGCCGTTGCGGCTCAGTGAGATTTACATACAATGTCCAATAAAAGCGGCATCGCTCATACGAACCTGGAGGGTCTTCTACATGCTTACTTGGCGTAAAAGGTTCCAGTATTGGCTAGATCATCCGGACATGGATGCTGACATGCGTCAGCAGTTGCTCGTTTTAAAAGAGAGGGATTTGCTGCTGGAAGACTGCTTTTTCCAAAATATAGATTTTGGGACTGGTGGAATCCGTGGAGAGATGGGACCCGGGCCTAACCGGATGAATGCGTATACGGTTCGAAAGGTCATGGAAGGATTCGCGCGGTATTTATTGCAAAACAAGGACTTCGCGAAAGAAAAAGGCATCGTGATTGCCTATGATCCCAGGCATCAATCCAGCAGATTTGCCTGGGAAGCAGCCCGTTTAATGGGCAATCATGGGTTTCGCGTTTTTTTCTTTGAACGCGTCTGTCCTACTCCTCTACTTTCTTTTGCTATCCGCCACCTCAAAGCCGTGGGTGGTGTCATGATTACAGCAAGCCATAACCCGCCGACTGATAATGGCTGCAAACTATATGACGCTGACGGCTGCCAGCTAACGCCTGAGACAGCATCGCACGTGATGCATCAAATGAACAAGATTATTGATGAGCTTGCTATCCCGACCATGACACAGGATGCGCTTCAGAAAAGTGGTTTGCTGCTCCCTGTGTTTGATGAGTTAGCCGAGGCCTATTTTTCTTGTTTGGAAGCACTCCGCCCTCGTGCCCTGCCATACGGAAGCGTAACGGAGAAACCATCCATCGTCTACACCCCTTTGAACGGTGCAGCCTATGAGATATGGCGTCGTGGTTTAGAGCGCTTTGGCTTTGCTCACGCTCTCGTGGTTACCGAGCAAGCAGCACCTGACCCGGACTTCCGTCATGCGCCTGTTCTTAATCCGGAAGACCCCGAGTCTTTTTCCCGAGCGATTCAATACGGAAGTGAGGCAGGGGCAGATCTTTTGCTCGCCACAGACCCGGATGCGGACCGAGTGGGTGCAGCGATACCGACCGATAGCGGAACCTATGAAGTATTGACCGGCAATCAACTGGGAGCCTTGTTGCTTGATTACATCCTTTCCGCGATGGCACGAAGCGG
This window harbors:
- a CDS encoding sensor histidine kinase → MLIRQFWEVVKQRFFTIWFFALIVLILIPNSYMHETSLQFAFSLLILFCHFFLFWSPKRFWNPLRVELAAILLGLVTILKGIIGGAESLGLMFPLAIFLGGRLEDRRALIYGTGLGLICLFLIIISPSTEWAHILSFVLTYVGCFVGAKGYRMQYEAFHQNQIHLEQSQKTLAQLKEAHDELQEAAVHTMQLAVLEERTRIARDLHDQLGHSLTSLIVQLHALKFMLKNGPQDAQEAVQNMLFVAKHSLEDIRGSVHTLATDQTSLGLAPLRAFLSQTEKNTGLHCELIAEDPELVLTQSISISFYRILQEAVTNTLRHSDASELQVIVAQSDTHFILTIRDNGGLTNQSSVTPGFGLTSMKDRVTELKGVFTYSVLAPHGFEIHVSIPYQDHA
- a CDS encoding response regulator transcription factor; its protein translation is MVTEDKHLPRKIKVLLVDDQTMIRQGLGYVIQMQPDMEVVGEAADGLEAIEAAASCKPDVILMDVQMPKCTGIEATREILKQAPHIKVLILTTFDIQNYVVDGIRAGAVGYMLKDADSQEMLELIRSAFEGAVLFHTGTAAKALAELLHSQQSDHPQPTEKGHILLEELTERELDVLQQLAYGFRNDQIAQNLFISEGTVKTHVHRILQKMGVEDRTQAVALALRHKLVK
- a CDS encoding MFS transporter produces the protein MTFSWKRNLIVLWLGVFFCSSAYSISIPFLPIFLHSSLGVNEHLEAWAGISFGITFLASALISPYWGSLADKYGRKPMLIRSGYSLAVLYFLTYLVKDPYLFLLLRILQGLLAGFVPASIALVATNTPEKNVGYALGIMATSGATGGIVGPLIGGFVSHLWGNREAFLFSAFVVLIAALIATFFVKETNMNRSAERSHVSEDIRTAMANRPFVQVLGMAMVVTISVMLLEPLITVYVLQLGASQQDASLSAGIIFSAVGIATVLAAPRWGALGNKIGYSKILFFGLLGGAVGNLLQIFFTNLYGFGILRFLYGLFFAAVYPALNALIVKVTDSDFRGRAFSLNQSATQLATMIGPVLGGFLGGWIPIKTVFILNGVILLAAALWMKTKFSLQPHQSSQPAGEKMKQSVV
- a CDS encoding helix-turn-helix transcriptional regulator, which translates into the protein MNKHAAIFWKHSTKREILLMLKKRGAVSARDMAEQLGISQFAVRRHLYALQNDHYIQADTHRQKFGRPSSAYHLTRRAENILPHTYGKLATELIEGMEDLFGDSFVTRLFERRMERMKSKYRQEMDGQNFDERLATLAALQNQEGFMVQFAKKHDGEYTFEEVNCPVLQVAKQYRLACDCERRLFASLLDADVERTRCIADGDEKCCYRIIKKQDE
- a CDS encoding superoxide dismutase, with product MELFTLPKLHYGYDELEPHLDARTMEIHHSKHHATYVANLNKALENHPQLYHATLEELIANLDEVPEEIRMAVRNHGGGHYSHSLYWSVMTPNGGGKPSGDIAKGIEKHFGSFEQLKDDLTKAAISRFGSGWGWLVVEGDKLEVMSTPNQDTPLMVGKTPILVVDVWEHAYYLQYQNKRPDFVASWWNVVNWEEVNRRYNEATR
- a CDS encoding amidohydrolase; amino-acid sequence: MFAKKAATALLLASLLVPSIGHAQTESGTKSGVQSADLILQNGAVYTVDRNRNWAEAVVIKGDTIVFVGSNEDAKAYAGAQTKVVDLKGKMVLPGFIDSHTHASKTTGMIYTVDLFDLETLDNYVQAVKEFKEKFPNEKAIQGRGWTNSVATGIGPRKETLDEVTKEIPIALTSDDGHSLWVNSKALEVAGITKSTANPEGGLIEHDPQTGEPSGTLREKAMDLVLKKIPALSVEQYMNGILEYQKLAAERGVTTARDPDMLRYPNVLEAYRKLSEQDKLNVRFRNAFTADPDKGPEQVQEFIKLREQIKGPHFQVNAVKIFMDGVVEGGTGYLEEPYMHKHTNGQLIWNPAVYNETAAALDKAGFQLHVHSIGDAATRITLDGFEYAEKKNGKRDARPSVVHLQLFNENDLQRFKQLGAVGIPQPFWFMKEAGFYEEIEVPYLGRERAEREYPMKSMINAGIIMASGSDYIVTQEFNPLIGIQQGITRIEEGKSDYQDIANPIERATLADMIASFTIDGAYSTYTEDITGSIEAGKKADIVVLERNLFTIPAEEINKTQILWTLFEGKEVYRSDSFK
- a CDS encoding sugar phosphate nucleotidyltransferase, giving the protein MRLVLLSGGSGKRLWPLSNDSRSKQFLKTLKSSDNEWESMLQRVWRQLGQQGLQRQTYISCSQSHAEMIHNQIGYDVTLIVEPEKRDTFPAICLAASFFSTKMGLDRDEVITVMPVDPFVDLDFFECVRNMDEVLYESGADLALIGGIPTYASEKYGYIVPVKQINQATVYQRVLRFKEKPSPSEAALLIKQGALWNCGIFSFRLGYLLDLFEKRGWPTDFAELCSVYDRLPKISFDYEVVEKARYVVVLPYAGRWSDLGTWSSMTAHMETKLIGKGFVSEDCKDTHLINELDIPIAVLGVSDMVVAASPDGILVADKKVSHRIKDIHHIEQRPMFEERRWGAYRVLDYQRMEDGTEFLTKRLQLLAGRNLSYQYHLLRSEIWTVVAGNGEFVLDGKSMRLGPGDVVKISAGAKHGIKALTDLEIIEVQMGTRLIEEDITRLYFSWDELMHSLQKTAD
- a CDS encoding phospho-sugar mutase gives rise to the protein MLTWRKRFQYWLDHPDMDADMRQQLLVLKERDLLLEDCFFQNIDFGTGGIRGEMGPGPNRMNAYTVRKVMEGFARYLLQNKDFAKEKGIVIAYDPRHQSSRFAWEAARLMGNHGFRVFFFERVCPTPLLSFAIRHLKAVGGVMITASHNPPTDNGCKLYDADGCQLTPETASHVMHQMNKIIDELAIPTMTQDALQKSGLLLPVFDELAEAYFSCLEALRPRALPYGSVTEKPSIVYTPLNGAAYEIWRRGLERFGFAHALVVTEQAAPDPDFRHAPVLNPEDPESFSRAIQYGSEAGADLLLATDPDADRVGAAIPTDSGTYEVLTGNQLGALLLDYILSAMARSGILPVNGVVLKTIVSSELCTAIAREYGIPTVDTLTGFKFIGEKMSEYQQTGEYRFLFGMEESNGYVFGDHIRDKDGIQSALLAADMCAFHKAQGRTLKQQLEKLYRKHGYYREMLMTFTQKGKAGMERISSVMEHFRNQTYTSFAGLLTTAIEDYQTGERQDLLQGQRRALTLPRSNVRKYFLEDESWFCLRPSGTEPKLKCYIGVKGSTLAESKRKIEQITQAVQNIIRPLLADLHS